A window of Nicotiana tabacum cultivar K326 chromosome 24, ASM71507v2, whole genome shotgun sequence contains these coding sequences:
- the LOC107821896 gene encoding uncharacterized protein LOC107821896 isoform X2, producing MEVASNFQTLSFGPRISRPHFLNIGHIEFRGHIASAHTNINAVQIDHCLASPFQMQFNAVSAGRIKIGSGYLPGRRAFDLENGNFTPFRQGSHTHSLRPCRVMSEDSEGTLSGENILLDEETLAQDLKNAIKEENYARAAKIRDSLRLLQEDSKASVLAANARFYNSFKHGDLAAMQTLWSKGENVCVVHPGVSGITDYDLVMGSWEFVWAEYDFPLDIEIRDVQVHVRGDIGYVTCIEMVRTKGSSWGKQFATNVFEKVDGQWFMCIHHASYIDL from the exons ATGGAGGTGGCTTCCAATTTCCAAACATTGTCTTTCGGACCTCGAATCAGTCGACCCCACTTCCTCAATATT GGACACATTGAGTTCAGAGGGCACATAGCTTCAGCTCATACCAACATCAATGCTGTTCAGATTGATCACTGCCTTGCTTCACCTTTTCAAATGCAGTTCAATGCAGTTTCAGCTGGCAGAATTAAGATAGGATCTGGATATTTACCTGGACGCCGTGCTTTTGATTTGGAAAATGGAAATTTCA CACCTTTTAGGCAAGGTTCCCATACTCATTCACTGAGACCATGCCGGGTCATGAGTGAGGATTCGGAAGGAACTTTGAGCGGTGAAAACATCTTGCTAGATGAGGAAACCTTGGCGCAGGATTTAAAGAATGCTATTAAAGAGGAGAACTATGCCCGAGCAGCAAAAATTAGAGATAGCCTCCGGCTTCTCCAAGAGGACAGTAAGGCCTCTGTGCTAGCAGCAAATGCTCGCTTTTACAACTCTTTCAAACATGGAGACTTAGCTGCAATGCAAACCCTCTGGTCAAAGGGTGAGAATGTCTGTGTCGTGCACCCTGGTGTTAGTGGCATAACTGACTATGATCTTGTAATGGGAAGCTGGGAGTTTGTGTGGGCAGAATATGATTTCCCACTTGATATCGAGATCAGGGATGTTCAAGTTCATGTTAGAGGTGATATCGGGTACGTTACATGCATTGAAATGGTCAGAACCAAAGGCAGCAGCTGGGGAAAACAATTTGCTACAAATGTTTTCGAGAAGGTTGATGGGCAATGGTTTATGTGTATTCATCATGCATCGTATATCGACTTGTAA
- the LOC107821896 gene encoding uncharacterized protein LOC107821896 isoform X1, which translates to MEVASNFQTLSFGPRISRPHFLNIGHIEFRGHIASAHTNINAVQIDHCLASPFQMQFNAVSAGRIKIGSGYLPGRRAFDLENGNFSKFSLLGWKIFKKTAPFRQGSHTHSLRPCRVMSEDSEGTLSGENILLDEETLAQDLKNAIKEENYARAAKIRDSLRLLQEDSKASVLAANARFYNSFKHGDLAAMQTLWSKGENVCVVHPGVSGITDYDLVMGSWEFVWAEYDFPLDIEIRDVQVHVRGDIGYVTCIEMVRTKGSSWGKQFATNVFEKVDGQWFMCIHHASYIDL; encoded by the exons ATGGAGGTGGCTTCCAATTTCCAAACATTGTCTTTCGGACCTCGAATCAGTCGACCCCACTTCCTCAATATT GGACACATTGAGTTCAGAGGGCACATAGCTTCAGCTCATACCAACATCAATGCTGTTCAGATTGATCACTGCCTTGCTTCACCTTTTCAAATGCAGTTCAATGCAGTTTCAGCTGGCAGAATTAAGATAGGATCTGGATATTTACCTGGACGCCGTGCTTTTGATTTGGAAAATGGAAATTTCAGTAAGTTCTCCTTGCTTGGCTGGAAGATATTCAAAAA AACAGCACCTTTTAGGCAAGGTTCCCATACTCATTCACTGAGACCATGCCGGGTCATGAGTGAGGATTCGGAAGGAACTTTGAGCGGTGAAAACATCTTGCTAGATGAGGAAACCTTGGCGCAGGATTTAAAGAATGCTATTAAAGAGGAGAACTATGCCCGAGCAGCAAAAATTAGAGATAGCCTCCGGCTTCTCCAAGAGGACAGTAAGGCCTCTGTGCTAGCAGCAAATGCTCGCTTTTACAACTCTTTCAAACATGGAGACTTAGCTGCAATGCAAACCCTCTGGTCAAAGGGTGAGAATGTCTGTGTCGTGCACCCTGGTGTTAGTGGCATAACTGACTATGATCTTGTAATGGGAAGCTGGGAGTTTGTGTGGGCAGAATATGATTTCCCACTTGATATCGAGATCAGGGATGTTCAAGTTCATGTTAGAGGTGATATCGGGTACGTTACATGCATTGAAATGGTCAGAACCAAAGGCAGCAGCTGGGGAAAACAATTTGCTACAAATGTTTTCGAGAAGGTTGATGGGCAATGGTTTATGTGTATTCATCATGCATCGTATATCGACTTGTAA
- the LOC107821898 gene encoding 18.1 kDa class I heat shock protein-like: protein MSLMPLFNGRRSHARRVQNPPPPTTITHQSQTSQDRQIPYFSPTTAITTHQPETSRGRQDPSLEFYLQNPRSLIAPALSFHNEPTSIAQIEYKGTPEAHIFSANLHGYKKEEVKVQVEDERVLKITGEKKLIEKGYDNWHHFERKIGKFLTAFDLPQDARADKVNSTMENGVLIITVPKKGVKKSHVRTVRII, encoded by the coding sequence ATGTCTTTAATGCCCCTATTTAACGGTCGCAGAAGCCATGCACGCCGTGTACAGAATCCGCCACCACCAACAACAATTACGCATCAATCTCAAACAAGTCAGGATCGACAGATTCCTTATTTTTCACCAACAACCGCAATTACTACGCATCAACCCGAAACAAGTCGAGGTCGGCAGGATCCCTCCCTTGAATTTTATCTTCAAAATCCTCGATCTCTCATAGCACCAGCTCTATCATTCCACAATGAACCCACATCTATAGCTCAAATTGAGTATAAAGGAACCCCAGAGGCACATATTTTTAGTGCTAATTTGCATGGATATAAGAAAGAAGAAGTGAAGGTGCAGGTGGAGGATGAAAGAGTCTTAAAGATTACTGGGGAGAAGAAATTAATAGAAAAAGGATATGATAACTGGCaccattttgaaagaaaaattgggaaATTCTTGACTGCTTTTGATCTGCCTCAAGATGCTAGAGCTGATAAAGTAAATTCAACAATGGAAAATGGGGTGCTTATTATCACTGTTCCTAAGAAGGGAGTCAAGAAATCCCACGTTAGAACAGTTCGAATTATTTAA